A region of Trachemys scripta elegans isolate TJP31775 chromosome 24, CAS_Tse_1.0, whole genome shotgun sequence DNA encodes the following proteins:
- the LOC117869667 gene encoding diamine acetyltransferase 2-like isoform X1, protein MSYVVRPWALRDLKDVMRLIRVSSGWKRNRTLREWSCPGVVATVLREDGFGMDPKFGCLVAEVPPDQRSKDGHTVVGYQFHYFSYCTWKGRIVFGEDLYVMPEFRGKGIGTSLLSQVAKLALAHGCSQFRFVLANWNQPAMALYEKLGAINVTARDNWVVWHIEGRAMQELAERVTQ, encoded by the exons ATGAGCTACGTCGTCCGACCCTGGGCTCTGAGGGACCTCAAGGATGTCATGCGACTGATTCGAGTGAGCAGCGGATGGAAGCGTAATCGCACCCTGAGGGAATGGAGCTGCCCAGGGGTGGTAGCAACAG TGCTGAGGGAGGATGGCTTCGGGATGGACCCCAAGTTTGGCTGCCTGGTAGCCGAAGTTCCCCCTGACCAGAGGAGCAAAGACG GGCACACCGTCGTCGGGTACCAGTTCCATTATTTCAGCTACTGCACCTGGAAAGGGCGGATTGTTTTTGGGGAGGATCTGTACGTCATGCCAGAGTTCAGAG GCAAAGGAATTGGCACCAGTTTACTCAGCCAAGTGGCCAAG CTCGCGCTGGCACACGGCTGCAGCCAGTTCCGGTTCGTGTTGGCCAACTGGAACCAGCCGGCCATGGCGCTGTATGAGAAACTGGGGGCAATCAACGTGACAGCGAGGGACAACTGGGTCGTCTGGCACATCGAGGGGCGGGCCATGCAGGAGCTGGCGGAGCGGGTGACACAATGA
- the LOC117869667 gene encoding diamine acetyltransferase 2-like isoform X3, with amino-acid sequence MSYVVRPWALRDLKDVMRLIREGATFHKALDQVKTTPEVLREDGFGMDPKFGCLVAEVPPDQRSKDGKGIGTSLLSQVAKLALAHGCSQFRFVLANWNQPAMALYEKLGAINVTARDNWVVWHIEGRAMQELAERVTQ; translated from the exons ATGAGCTACGTCGTCCGACCCTGGGCTCTGAGGGACCTCAAGGATGTCATGCGACTGATTCGA GAAGGGGCAACATTTCacaaggctttggatcaggtcaaaACTACCCCCGAAG TGCTGAGGGAGGATGGCTTCGGGATGGACCCCAAGTTTGGCTGCCTGGTAGCCGAAGTTCCCCCTGACCAGAGGAGCAAAGACG GCAAAGGAATTGGCACCAGTTTACTCAGCCAAGTGGCCAAG CTCGCGCTGGCACACGGCTGCAGCCAGTTCCGGTTCGTGTTGGCCAACTGGAACCAGCCGGCCATGGCGCTGTATGAGAAACTGGGGGCAATCAACGTGACAGCGAGGGACAACTGGGTCGTCTGGCACATCGAGGGGCGGGCCATGCAGGAGCTGGCGGAGCGGGTGACACAATGA
- the LOC117869667 gene encoding diamine acetyltransferase 2-like isoform X2: MSYVVRPWALRDLKDVMRLIREGATFHKALDQVKTTPEVLREDGFGMDPKFGCLVAEVPPDQRSKDGHTVVGYQFHYFSYCTWKGRIVFGEDLYVMPEFRGKGIGTSLLSQVAKLALAHGCSQFRFVLANWNQPAMALYEKLGAINVTARDNWVVWHIEGRAMQELAERVTQ, from the exons ATGAGCTACGTCGTCCGACCCTGGGCTCTGAGGGACCTCAAGGATGTCATGCGACTGATTCGA GAAGGGGCAACATTTCacaaggctttggatcaggtcaaaACTACCCCCGAAG TGCTGAGGGAGGATGGCTTCGGGATGGACCCCAAGTTTGGCTGCCTGGTAGCCGAAGTTCCCCCTGACCAGAGGAGCAAAGACG GGCACACCGTCGTCGGGTACCAGTTCCATTATTTCAGCTACTGCACCTGGAAAGGGCGGATTGTTTTTGGGGAGGATCTGTACGTCATGCCAGAGTTCAGAG GCAAAGGAATTGGCACCAGTTTACTCAGCCAAGTGGCCAAG CTCGCGCTGGCACACGGCTGCAGCCAGTTCCGGTTCGTGTTGGCCAACTGGAACCAGCCGGCCATGGCGCTGTATGAGAAACTGGGGGCAATCAACGTGACAGCGAGGGACAACTGGGTCGTCTGGCACATCGAGGGGCGGGCCATGCAGGAGCTGGCGGAGCGGGTGACACAATGA